CAAGGCGCAAAAGCGATAGCTACGCAGATAGGCTGAATCGGATAGGTACTGCAGCGTCAGCAAACGGTTTCGGTCTGCGTCAATAAAACCCTCACTATAGCGTCGATGACTGACTCTGGTCAATTCATTTTTCCACACCTCAAGCTGATCCGCCGGAAAAGACCGGCCCGGAAAAGCTTTGAGATAATCAAGGGCCTGTCTGTATACCCGAGTAACCGCCGCAACATAATAAGCACTTTTCATGCGTCCCTCGATTTTCAGGGAATGCACCCCGGCGGCCTGTAACTCGGGCAGCCGGGCAATCAGGCAAAGATCACGGGCATTAAAAAGATATGTGCCCCGCTGATCTTCTTCCAGAGGCATCAGCTCACCGGGACGCTTTTCTTCCTGGATAAAATATTTCCAGCGACAGGGCTGAGCGCAATCGCCCCGATTGGCATGGCGCCCGGTCAGGACACTGCTCAGCAGACAGCGCCCTGAATAGGCCATGCACATGGCCCCGTGAACAAAAACCTCACACTCGAGACCGTGGACCTCGGCCACCACGGCGGCGATCTCGTCCAGGGAGAGTTCACGGGCCAGGTTAACCCGACTGACTCCGTTTTTCCGCCAGAAAGCGGCGCTCAGATAATTAACCGTATTAGCCTGGGTGGAAAGATGCAGGGGGACCCCGGGAAGTTTTTCCCGACATAAAAAAAGAACCCCCGGATCACCGACAATCAAGGCGTCCGGGGGACAAGAACGCAGGCCATCGAGATAAACAGCCAGATTTTTAAAATCGGAATTAGACGGAAGAAAATTGACGGTCAGATAGGCCTTGACTCCGCGGACGTGACAGAAACCTATCGCGTCCGCGGTTTCGGCCAAAGAAAAGCCTCCGGCTCGCCGCCGCAGGCTGAAAAAAGGACTGCCGAAATAAACCGCATCGGCTCCATAGGCAACCGCGACCTCCAGCTTTTCCCGATTACCGGCCGGAACCAGCAGCTCAATTTTCGCCATGCTCCCGATTACCGGTTCCATGACGTTTCAGGTTTTCGGCAATATGCAGAATATTGCGCTCGACGATTTCACGGACCTTGACTGAATCACGTTTTTCAAAGGCTTTGATCAAGCTGGCATGGGTCTTGGAACAGGCCACAAAAATATCGGGTTGGTCGTTAAAAATTTTCTCCAGACGGCGAATATGAAACCCCATATGCTGAATCAGGGAAAAAAGTTTACGATTAACGGTACGCGCCAAAAAAATCTGGTGGAAATCATCATGAATGCGAAGGTAATGGGTAAAATCTCCGCATTCAATCGCGGCCATCTCCTCTTCATTCAGCTTTTTGAGCTTATTGAGATCCCGCTCCGTCAACGCC
Above is a window of Pseudomonadota bacterium DNA encoding:
- a CDS encoding U32 family peptidase, whose translation is MEPVIGSMAKIELLVPAGNREKLEVAVAYGADAVYFGSPFFSLRRRAGGFSLAETADAIGFCHVRGVKAYLTVNFLPSNSDFKNLAVYLDGLRSCPPDALIVGDPGVLFLCREKLPGVPLHLSTQANTVNYLSAAFWRKNGVSRVNLARELSLDEIAAVVAEVHGLECEVFVHGAMCMAYSGRCLLSSVLTGRHANRGDCAQPCRWKYFIQEEKRPGELMPLEEDQRGTYLFNARDLCLIARLPELQAAGVHSLKIEGRMKSAYYVAAVTRVYRQALDYLKAFPGRSFPADQLEVWKNELTRVSHRRYSEGFIDADRNRLLTLQYLSDSAYLRSYRFCALVIELIDYDAAADSSWVRLSIKDRLRCGESFEVLAPKMDIFSVMVLELRNECGEVLAEVHSGTTASARCRGRLAPLQILRQTTTPEPLVRA
- a CDS encoding GntR family transcriptional regulator gives rise to the protein MKINTLESSIAEHQPLPDKIANFVREAIIVGKLKPGEKISEAKLADELHISRTPIREAIRMLESEGFVSIIPRRGTIVSEFSLEDLYEYFQIKACLEGFAASGVVGALTERDLNKLKKLNEEEMAAIECGDFTHYLRIHDDFHQIFLARTVNRKLFSLIQHMGFHIRRLEKIFNDQPDIFVACSKTHASLIKAFEKRDSVKVREIVERNILHIAENLKRHGTGNREHGEN